Proteins encoded in a region of the Photobacterium profundum SS9 genome:
- a CDS encoding type II secretion system protein, translating to MKRQGGFTLIELVVVIVILGILAVTAAPRFLNLQNDARSASLQGLKGAIEGASGITFGKAAINGVESIGNSSITGDNGANIAIAFGYPQATSAALEAAVNGLSADWEAKAETAGQTILYSFDGNTKWGDGNTPTSCFVRYTQATSSASATAAVVDTDC from the coding sequence ATGAAACGTCAAGGCGGCTTTACGCTAATCGAGTTAGTGGTTGTAATTGTTATTCTGGGTATTTTGGCTGTAACAGCTGCACCACGTTTCTTGAACCTGCAAAATGACGCACGTTCTGCATCGTTACAAGGTCTGAAAGGTGCTATTGAGGGTGCTTCGGGTATTACCTTTGGTAAAGCGGCTATTAATGGTGTTGAATCAATAGGTAATAGCTCTATTACTGGTGATAATGGCGCAAATATTGCTATAGCGTTTGGCTATCCTCAAGCAACATCTGCAGCACTTGAAGCAGCGGTTAACGGCTTATCTGCTGATTGGGAAGCTAAAGCAGAAACTGCCGGTCAAACAATCTTGTATTCTTTTGATGGTAATACTAAGTGGGGCGATGGTAATACTCCGACATCTTGCTTTGTTCGCTACACACAGGCTACCTCTTCTGCTTCTGCAACAGCGGCAGTAGTTGATACCGACTGTTAA
- a CDS encoding prepilin-type N-terminal cleavage/methylation domain-containing protein, protein MKKQKGFSLVELVIVIIVVGLLSAVALPRFIQITDEAKKSSIKGIAGGYATAALSARAQWEAYGRPTDDNSQNVVNYDGTVFSLTKAIADDSVRDGYPFALEASNKSDVNSVDVNDCLDLINNLLQNPPLATTSSSDATNGNYLFYVTVEDSDASKQCRYYQLASAGTKGSGSTDVEAGHSFIYKPAFGQVEVNLQ, encoded by the coding sequence ATGAAAAAACAAAAAGGCTTTTCCCTTGTTGAATTAGTGATTGTTATTATCGTTGTAGGTCTATTATCTGCTGTTGCATTACCTCGTTTTATTCAAATAACGGATGAAGCCAAGAAGTCATCAATTAAAGGTATTGCGGGTGGTTATGCCACTGCTGCATTGTCTGCCCGTGCACAGTGGGAAGCTTATGGTCGACCGACCGATGATAATAGCCAAAATGTCGTGAATTATGACGGAACGGTTTTTTCATTAACCAAAGCAATCGCTGATGATTCAGTGCGCGATGGTTATCCGTTTGCATTAGAAGCAAGTAACAAAAGTGATGTAAACAGTGTTGATGTGAATGACTGCTTAGATCTGATCAATAACCTATTACAAAACCCGCCGTTAGCGACGACGTCATCGTCAGATGCTACCAATGGCAACTATTTATTTTACGTCACTGTTGAAGACTCGGATGCCAGCAAGCAGTGTCGTTATTACCAACTAGCTTCGGCTGGTACCAAGGGTTCAGGTTCAACAGATGTTGAAGCGGGACATTCATTTATCTACAAACCGGCCTTTGGCCAAGTCGAAGTAAATTTACAATAA
- a CDS encoding type II secretion system F family protein: MPVFNYRGRGSKGQLQRGQVEAANQEVAADVLMRQGIIPLEIRQGKAKGDSFDFKQLFQNDIPLEALVIFCRQLYSLTKAGVPLLRAIKGLGQSASHPLMKETLDAVMSDLTNGHSLSAAMKQHRRVFSDLFVSMIHVGENTGRLDESLLQLAHYFEQEMETRRRIKSAMRYPLFVISAIMLAMVVLNIKVIPQFASMFARFGVDLPLPTRILIGTSNFFVHYWPLMLGAGIVSGLALKMWRRTPKGQERWDSWRLKTPVVGHIVNRAQMSRFSRTFALMIRAGVPLNQAIQMSAEALGNRFLENRLIEMKNGIESGNSITSTATDSGVFTPLVLQMIAVGEETGQVDNLLLEVSDFYDREVEYDLKTLTARIEPLLLLVVAVMVLILALGIFLPMWGMLDVARGV, translated from the coding sequence ATGCCAGTATTTAATTACCGTGGTCGAGGTAGCAAAGGCCAATTACAACGCGGACAAGTAGAAGCGGCTAACCAAGAGGTTGCAGCCGATGTACTGATGCGCCAAGGCATTATTCCTTTAGAGATCCGTCAAGGTAAGGCCAAAGGGGATAGCTTCGATTTTAAGCAATTATTTCAAAATGATATTCCACTAGAAGCATTAGTGATTTTTTGTCGTCAGCTTTACAGTTTAACCAAAGCTGGTGTGCCGCTATTAAGGGCTATCAAAGGGTTAGGGCAGAGTGCTAGTCATCCGCTAATGAAAGAAACACTGGATGCCGTCATGAGTGATTTAACCAATGGTCATTCGCTGTCGGCTGCGATGAAACAGCATCGGCGGGTTTTTTCTGACTTGTTTGTTTCTATGATTCACGTTGGTGAAAACACCGGTCGATTGGATGAATCCTTATTACAGCTAGCTCACTATTTTGAACAAGAAATGGAAACACGCCGCCGAATTAAATCAGCGATGCGTTATCCGCTGTTTGTGATCTCCGCGATTATGCTCGCGATGGTGGTATTGAATATTAAAGTGATCCCTCAGTTCGCGTCGATGTTTGCGCGCTTTGGCGTCGATCTCCCGTTACCGACGCGGATCTTAATCGGCACGTCAAATTTCTTTGTTCACTATTGGCCGCTAATGCTGGGGGCAGGAATCGTTAGTGGGTTAGCGCTTAAAATGTGGCGACGAACCCCTAAAGGTCAAGAACGTTGGGATAGTTGGCGGCTTAAAACCCCTGTGGTGGGCCATATTGTTAACCGTGCTCAGATGTCACGCTTTTCTCGTACTTTTGCCTTAATGATTAGGGCGGGTGTGCCGCTGAACCAAGCCATTCAAATGTCGGCAGAAGCCTTGGGTAATCGCTTTTTAGAGAACCGCTTAATTGAAATGAAAAATGGAATCGAAAGCGGTAACAGTATTACCAGTACGGCTACCGATTCAGGTGTGTTTACCCCGTTAGTCTTACAGATGATCGCGGTCGGTGAAGAGACGGGCCAAGTCGATAACTTGCTATTAGAAGTCTCTGATTTTTACGATCGTGAAGTTGAATACGATTTAAAAACCTTAACAGCACGAATAGAGCCGCTTTTATTGCTGGTCGTTGCGGTAATGGTCTTGATTTTAGCCTTGGGTATTTTCCTACCAATGTGGGGCATGCTTGATGTTGCACGGGGTGTTTGA
- a CDS encoding GspE/PulE family protein: MQIRLRKRLGDLLVDEGIVVQAQLEQALSQQQSTGRKLGDTLINMGFLTEQQMLSFLSQQLDIPLVDLTRANVDMEAVSLLSEVHARRLRALVIDHRGDTVRVAMSDPADLATQEAVYNQLGEYRVELVIARERQLIAAFDRYYRRTKEIVSFAEQLQAEHKTDSVFAFGFDDDNEDVTVVKLINSLFEDAIQVGASDIHIEPDTDVLRIRQRIDGVLHETLLNEASVASALVLRLKLMSGLDISEKRLPQDGRFNVKIRGHSVDVRVSTMPVQHGESVVMRLLDQSAGILNLDEVGMPADILQRFRRQLKRPHGMILVTGPTGSGKTTTLYGALSELNKPGKKLITAEDPVEYRLPRVNQVQVNNKIGLTFSSILRTFLRQDPDIILVGEMRDQETVEIGLRSALTGHLVLSTLHTNDAIDSALRMMDMEAPGYLVASAVRAVLAQRLVRRVCRDCGEIETPDAAQIQWLKARFTEHQHREFHRGRGCQTCNFTGYKGRIGVFELLEMNQAMMDALRDNNAVLFSQIARESEGYQPLVASAMGLALEGRTSLDEVLILGDGDLNDGFLV, encoded by the coding sequence ATGCAGATTAGATTAAGAAAACGTCTTGGTGACTTGCTGGTTGATGAAGGCATTGTTGTTCAAGCCCAATTAGAACAAGCACTTTCACAGCAGCAAAGCACAGGGCGAAAGCTCGGCGATACATTGATCAACATGGGGTTCTTAACTGAACAACAGATGTTGTCGTTTTTGTCGCAACAGCTTGATATTCCGTTAGTCGACTTAACGCGCGCGAACGTGGATATGGAAGCGGTATCGTTACTATCAGAAGTGCATGCTCGTCGTTTACGTGCATTAGTCATCGACCACCGTGGCGACACCGTTCGAGTGGCTATGAGCGATCCTGCCGATCTTGCGACTCAAGAAGCGGTGTATAACCAGCTAGGAGAGTACCGTGTTGAGCTGGTAATAGCCCGCGAACGTCAATTGATTGCAGCATTTGATCGTTATTACCGTCGCACGAAAGAAATTGTCTCCTTCGCAGAGCAGTTACAAGCCGAGCACAAAACGGATTCAGTGTTTGCTTTTGGCTTTGATGATGACAACGAAGACGTCACCGTTGTTAAGCTGATCAATTCATTATTTGAAGATGCGATTCAAGTCGGTGCGTCAGATATTCACATCGAACCCGATACCGATGTATTGCGTATTCGCCAGCGTATCGATGGCGTATTGCATGAAACATTACTCAATGAAGCCAGTGTGGCATCGGCGTTAGTCTTGCGTCTTAAATTAATGAGTGGCCTCGATATATCAGAAAAACGTCTGCCACAAGATGGGCGTTTTAATGTCAAAATACGCGGGCATTCAGTCGATGTGCGTGTTTCTACCATGCCTGTGCAGCACGGTGAATCGGTTGTCATGCGTTTGCTTGACCAATCGGCAGGTATTCTAAATCTTGATGAAGTCGGTATGCCTGCAGATATTTTGCAGCGATTTCGTCGGCAGTTAAAACGCCCTCATGGCATGATTTTGGTAACGGGTCCTACAGGCTCAGGTAAAACCACCACGCTGTATGGTGCCCTCAGCGAATTGAATAAGCCGGGGAAAAAGCTGATCACAGCAGAAGACCCAGTGGAATACCGTTTACCGCGAGTTAATCAGGTACAAGTAAATAACAAAATTGGTCTGACGTTTTCCTCCATCTTACGTACCTTTTTACGTCAAGATCCCGACATCATTCTGGTGGGTGAAATGCGTGACCAAGAAACGGTCGAAATCGGCTTGCGTTCAGCATTAACTGGCCACCTAGTGTTATCCACTTTGCACACCAATGATGCGATAGACAGTGCTCTGCGAATGATGGATATGGAAGCGCCTGGCTACTTAGTGGCGAGCGCGGTGCGGGCGGTATTAGCCCAGCGTTTAGTGCGTCGTGTATGCCGTGATTGTGGTGAAATAGAAACCCCTGATGCCGCTCAAATTCAGTGGCTAAAAGCCCGTTTTACTGAACATCAACACCGTGAATTTCACCGAGGACGAGGTTGTCAAACCTGTAACTTCACTGGTTACAAAGGGCGTATTGGTGTATTTGAATTACTCGAAATGAACCAAGCCATGATGGATGCCCTTCGTGATAATAACGCGGTCTTATTTAGCCAAATCGCCCGTGAATCTGAAGGTTACCAACCCTTAGTTGCTTCAGCGATGGGATTGGCACTCGAGGGGCGAACGAGCCTAGATGAAGTACTTATTCTGGGTGATGGCGATCTTAATGATGGATTTCTGGTATAG
- a CDS encoding tetratricopeptide repeat protein: MSEINKKLNELAQKNSNNAAKTDPLVAAYIRPVPAKKWPLMAAAGLGITVLSGVVGWWFGQQSQPDTIAAVSHAEVAPSVVEKSTVEKPIAEKIVTEKTAVEEPVVSAESIATASISEEKFEPEPEPEPEIMVASKVAVQGKPAPKPVAATKVKEIANITPAVPPETTLAKTIPAKTIKATPKKAVPKSAPVLVEHTERQAPPILNVSDNMTSWGNDDEGLSIETVELNTKQLADIEYGRAMKLLKQGDSKKAIVHLESAIKYQPDWIKVRQKLAALYYGKADTRKAVTVLQQGLSREGEQPELRLTLAKLLVNESQPQAALNVLARIPKEENAAYMAMRGALSQQLKNNAMALNSYQQLVKSEPYDGRWWMGLGIALERDSNGEKAKEAYQQALLMGRVSAKSQQFIQQRLSLLSAKES; encoded by the coding sequence ATGAGTGAAATAAACAAAAAGCTTAACGAGCTTGCGCAAAAGAATTCAAATAATGCAGCCAAAACGGACCCGTTAGTTGCTGCTTATATCAGACCTGTACCAGCAAAAAAATGGCCATTAATGGCAGCTGCTGGTCTTGGTATCACTGTCCTATCAGGGGTTGTTGGCTGGTGGTTTGGTCAACAAAGTCAACCTGATACGATTGCGGCCGTTTCACATGCAGAGGTTGCTCCCTCTGTTGTAGAAAAGTCTACAGTAGAAAAGCCTATTGCAGAAAAAATCGTTACAGAAAAAACAGCTGTCGAAGAACCTGTTGTATCCGCTGAAAGCATTGCCACAGCGTCTATATCAGAAGAAAAATTTGAACCTGAACCTGAACCTGAACCTGAAATCATGGTTGCCTCTAAAGTGGCGGTGCAAGGTAAACCAGCGCCTAAGCCTGTTGCTGCAACGAAGGTCAAAGAGATCGCTAATATCACGCCAGCAGTGCCACCAGAAACAACATTAGCTAAAACAATACCAGCTAAAACAATAAAGGCGACGCCCAAAAAAGCAGTTCCTAAATCGGCACCTGTGCTGGTTGAGCATACTGAACGTCAAGCCCCCCCGATCCTGAACGTTAGTGACAATATGACGTCTTGGGGCAATGACGATGAAGGTTTAAGCATTGAAACGGTGGAACTGAATACCAAGCAACTTGCCGATATTGAATACGGTCGTGCAATGAAATTGCTGAAACAAGGCGACAGTAAGAAAGCCATTGTGCATTTAGAATCAGCCATAAAATACCAGCCAGATTGGATTAAAGTGCGTCAAAAGCTGGCGGCACTGTATTACGGTAAAGCAGATACCCGCAAAGCGGTTACTGTGTTGCAGCAAGGGTTATCTCGTGAGGGTGAGCAGCCGGAACTCCGCTTAACCCTCGCCAAGCTCTTGGTGAATGAATCACAACCGCAAGCGGCATTAAATGTATTAGCGCGTATTCCTAAAGAAGAAAATGCTGCTTACATGGCGATGCGTGGCGCGTTATCACAGCAGCTTAAAAATAATGCAATGGCGCTTAATAGCTATCAACAACTAGTGAAGTCAGAGCCTTATGATGGACGCTGGTGGATGGGGTTAGGCATTGCACTAGAGCGTGACAGCAATGGTGAGAAAGCGAAAGAAGCGTATCAGCAAGCCTTATTGATGGGGCGGGTATCCGCTAAATCACAACAGTTTATTCAACAACGCTTGTCATTATTATCAGCAAAAGAGAGCTAA
- a CDS encoding ExeA family protein translates to MYQSHFRLNQAPFALTPNTSLFHALPPHLEAIQTVLSALEMGEGIIQISGEVGTGKTLVCRMLINQLPERFDLAYLPTPAMNGHELRAALANELNLSRDGDNTMLTERIHDELIQRKSQGKTVVVLLDEAQALPDEALEVIRLLGNLETEHEKLLQIVLLGQPELDQRLAQHNLRQFRQRITFRANLRPLDLAETISYIEYRLQQAGCHKALFTLSDYRALWKSSQGIPRVINQLCHKALIAAYGSNQQKVTNKEVLMAIKDTLSARQPKWTYPVLWGWS, encoded by the coding sequence ATGTATCAGTCTCACTTTAGATTAAATCAAGCCCCTTTTGCTTTAACGCCAAATACGTCGTTATTCCATGCATTGCCTCCTCATTTAGAGGCAATTCAAACCGTATTGTCAGCGTTGGAAATGGGCGAAGGGATTATTCAGATCTCGGGTGAGGTGGGTACCGGAAAAACACTGGTGTGCCGCATGCTGATTAATCAATTACCAGAACGGTTTGATCTGGCGTACTTACCAACCCCCGCAATGAATGGGCATGAACTGCGGGCTGCTTTAGCGAATGAACTGAATTTAAGTCGAGATGGTGATAACACCATGCTCACTGAACGTATTCATGACGAATTGATTCAACGTAAAAGCCAAGGGAAAACCGTGGTTGTATTACTGGATGAAGCGCAAGCTCTGCCAGACGAGGCGCTTGAGGTCATTCGCTTGTTGGGTAATTTAGAAACGGAGCACGAAAAACTGCTCCAGATTGTGTTGCTTGGTCAACCTGAATTGGATCAACGTTTGGCTCAACATAACTTGCGCCAGTTTCGCCAGCGAATTACTTTCCGTGCTAATTTACGACCGTTAGATTTGGCTGAAACGATCTCGTATATCGAATACCGCTTGCAGCAGGCTGGCTGTCATAAAGCCTTGTTTACCCTGTCTGACTACCGCGCATTATGGAAATCCAGTCAGGGAATTCCAAGGGTGATTAATCAGCTATGCCATAAGGCATTAATTGCGGCATACGGCAGCAATCAACAGAAAGTCACGAATAAAGAAGTACTCATGGCAATTAAAGATACATTAAGCGCAAGACAACCGAAGTGGACATACCCCGTATTGTGGGGATGGAGTTAA
- the mshL gene encoding pilus (MSHA type) biogenesis protein MshL, with amino-acid sequence MRGLVIGILLAFLLGCSTNMGHQDPVEIKEALNIAANEANSRPLDDLPSAVNDDLMPSFGSNDYMASSALEKRFRVSARNVEARTFFGSLVKGTPLNMVIHPNVQGRISLTLRDVTLDEVLDVVSDIYGYNATRKGNIIQIFPATLRTEAIPVDYLQLQRRGVSLTSITTGSITSSDSGSSGSGSSSNNSNSDNSSNNNSDSGSGGNNSSTTTGGTTIETTSESDFWSQLEKAVQAMIGSGEGRSIVVSPQASLISVRAYPNELREVKEFLSVSKKRLKRQVVLEAKIMEVTLSDGYQQGVNWSNITSSIGGTDIVFGRTGPSALPGGDAISALLGGQTNLTISDGNFEAVLSFLETQGDLNVLSSPRVTAANNQKAVIKVGGDQYFVTDISGGEVSGDNSTSAPDIELTPFFSGISLDVTPQIDDEGGVLLHVHPTVVEVVNETKEIDLGATFGVYKLPLAKSSIRESDSVIFARSGDVVVIGGLMKSAINDQVSKVPFLGDIPGLGHLFRNVNKVKSKTELVILLKPTVVDEQTWQQEIERSRALVTEWFPEQD; translated from the coding sequence ATGCGTGGATTAGTAATAGGAATACTTTTAGCCTTTTTATTAGGCTGCTCAACCAACATGGGACATCAAGATCCGGTTGAAATAAAAGAAGCGTTAAATATTGCTGCAAACGAGGCGAACAGTCGTCCGCTAGATGATTTACCTTCAGCGGTTAATGATGATTTGATGCCAAGCTTTGGCAGTAATGATTACATGGCGTCATCGGCTTTAGAAAAACGTTTTCGTGTTAGCGCACGAAATGTTGAGGCACGTACCTTCTTTGGTAGCTTGGTGAAAGGCACGCCATTAAACATGGTGATCCATCCAAATGTACAAGGTCGCATCTCTTTAACATTACGCGATGTAACGTTAGACGAAGTCTTGGACGTGGTTTCTGATATTTATGGTTATAACGCCACACGTAAAGGGAATATTATTCAAATATTTCCAGCGACATTACGCACCGAAGCGATTCCTGTTGACTATTTACAGCTTCAGCGCCGTGGTGTTTCTCTGACGTCTATTACGACGGGTTCAATTACTAGCAGTGACTCCGGTTCATCGGGCTCAGGTAGCAGTAGTAATAACAGTAATTCGGATAATAGCAGTAACAACAACTCAGACAGTGGTTCCGGCGGTAATAATTCGAGTACCACGACCGGTGGTACCACAATTGAAACAACGTCTGAAAGCGATTTTTGGTCGCAGTTAGAAAAAGCGGTACAAGCAATGATCGGCTCTGGAGAAGGGCGCAGCATTGTGGTTTCACCACAAGCGAGCTTGATCTCAGTGCGTGCTTATCCGAATGAACTACGTGAAGTGAAAGAGTTTCTGAGCGTATCGAAAAAGCGGTTAAAGCGTCAAGTTGTACTGGAAGCCAAAATAATGGAAGTCACACTTAGCGATGGTTATCAGCAAGGCGTTAACTGGAGCAATATAACCTCGAGTATTGGTGGTACTGATATTGTCTTTGGACGCACTGGTCCATCAGCCCTACCGGGTGGTGATGCTATTTCAGCTTTATTAGGCGGGCAGACCAATCTCACCATCAGTGACGGTAATTTTGAAGCGGTACTGAGCTTTCTTGAAACGCAAGGTGATCTGAATGTGCTATCTAGCCCTCGGGTAACCGCTGCTAACAACCAAAAAGCCGTGATTAAAGTGGGTGGCGATCAATATTTTGTCACTGATATTTCTGGTGGTGAAGTCAGTGGCGATAACAGCACTTCTGCGCCAGATATAGAACTCACCCCATTCTTTTCAGGTATTTCATTAGATGTTACCCCACAGATTGATGATGAGGGTGGCGTATTGTTACATGTTCACCCTACTGTTGTTGAGGTGGTTAACGAGACCAAAGAAATCGATTTGGGCGCAACGTTTGGAGTGTATAAATTACCACTCGCTAAAAGTTCTATCCGAGAATCTGATTCGGTCATTTTTGCCCGCAGTGGCGATGTCGTTGTTATTGGTGGCTTGATGAAATCAGCGATCAATGATCAGGTGTCTAAAGTGCCTTTCTTAGGTGATATCCCAGGGCTTGGGCATTTATTTAGAAACGTCAATAAAGTGAAGTCTAAAACTGAACTGGTAATTCTGCTTAAGCCTACGGTGGTTGATGAGCAGACGTGGCAGCAAGAGATCGAACGATCTCGTGCATTGGTAACCGAATGGTTCCCTGAGCAAGATTAA
- a CDS encoding type II secretion system protein M → MNGWQQLSDRFDLLTRREQILILVSGWVALLFVGFVVVIEPTMKDVTSIKRQLVSAANELVSSDNQIAAINRKLNSDPNNDVDKKIERLEQQTDGLNEQLTDRVASLVTPIQMSGLMEEVLRRTTRLKLISLESQAPIQLINGDDEGYFIHPVQLTLRGRYFDVVNYLEQLEALPVKYYWRSFSYQVDKYPWADITLNVYTLGESKDFIGG, encoded by the coding sequence ATGAATGGTTGGCAACAATTAAGCGACCGTTTTGATCTGCTGACACGTCGCGAACAAATCTTGATACTGGTATCTGGTTGGGTGGCATTACTGTTTGTGGGTTTTGTTGTGGTGATTGAGCCGACAATGAAAGATGTTACGTCAATTAAACGGCAACTCGTTTCTGCTGCTAACGAACTCGTGAGTAGTGATAATCAAATTGCCGCGATTAATCGAAAGCTCAACAGTGATCCAAATAATGACGTAGATAAGAAAATCGAACGTTTAGAGCAACAGACTGATGGCTTAAATGAGCAACTAACAGATCGTGTTGCGAGCTTGGTAACACCAATACAGATGTCGGGTTTAATGGAAGAAGTGTTACGACGTACCACACGTTTGAAGCTGATCTCATTAGAATCACAAGCCCCAATACAACTTATTAATGGCGATGATGAAGGCTATTTTATTCATCCCGTACAGTTAACCCTTCGTGGCCGTTACTTTGATGTAGTTAATTATCTCGAGCAATTAGAAGCATTACCGGTGAAGTATTACTGGCGAAGTTTTAGTTATCAGGTTGATAAATACCCTTGGGCTGATATTACGTTAAATGTTTACACTCTTGGTGAAAGTAAGGATTTTATCGGTGGGTAA
- the csrD gene encoding RNase E specificity factor CsrD, with protein MRKASGMKLTNRLVAFVTLIVICAIFVVFIGGAISFRKLGQNYLTNYLDGVVNVIDQQLADPEGAQAFSRWLPHLLKASNVVELEISSSAGSIYSFKGLHPLSDPNVLYISHYQLEKNTGFNIDIKSLPPYTEFTYSIGAMSSISIAIMIIIMGLVWGMNWLRRQLHGSELLEVRGRMILAGRVDKYAVGSEEEWPATASLALDQMIAELKDARQERSRFDTFIRTHTFLDQLTGTANRVLFDSRLQSIVQDQDTYGSVILIRISEWDHLLAEKGKEAADDLIQDVGMILSNLIQRYSDTVLSRYFDAEFAIMIPQQSAKEIKQFTSQLLKALERLTPAAPLETDNWCHIGVTFFSSGERRGRIMDEADMALRSAQLHRANSWYAFKKEQQWDDSRGSVRWRTLLDAVFNAGGPILYQQPVVNVDGETLLHRELLARIKDENGVLIKASRFLPAVEQVGFNIRMDKLVIAKSLQLLKTMPVSDVFSINVSIIALLDKRFVRWLRDELLQTPRTVLNRLSFEIPEGSLVKHLDAMRPVARMIVGLGCKLVIDQAGRTIVSTHYIKDIKVDYIKLHRSLIREIHQRQENQLFVRSMLGACADSNAKVIAVGVENNKEWQVLKQLGVHGGQGRYFGAEISLISDSNIQQK; from the coding sequence ATGAGAAAAGCATCAGGGATGAAGTTAACCAATCGTTTGGTTGCTTTTGTCACGCTTATTGTTATTTGTGCTATTTTCGTTGTGTTTATTGGCGGTGCCATTAGCTTTCGAAAATTAGGGCAAAATTATCTGACCAACTATCTTGATGGTGTGGTTAACGTTATCGATCAACAATTGGCAGATCCTGAGGGCGCGCAAGCATTCTCACGTTGGCTACCGCATTTATTAAAAGCCAGTAATGTCGTTGAACTTGAAATTAGCAGCTCTGCAGGCTCTATATACTCTTTTAAAGGCTTGCATCCACTCTCCGATCCTAATGTATTGTATATCAGCCATTACCAGCTTGAGAAAAACACAGGCTTTAATATCGATATTAAGTCACTACCTCCTTATACCGAGTTTACCTATTCGATAGGCGCAATGTCATCAATCAGTATTGCTATCATGATCATTATTATGGGCTTGGTATGGGGCATGAACTGGTTACGTAGGCAATTACATGGTTCAGAGCTGTTAGAAGTACGAGGACGCATGATCCTTGCTGGGCGTGTCGATAAATACGCTGTCGGTTCTGAAGAGGAGTGGCCTGCAACAGCAAGTTTAGCCCTTGATCAAATGATTGCTGAGTTAAAAGATGCCCGTCAAGAGCGCAGTCGTTTTGATACGTTTATTCGTACTCACACATTTCTTGATCAATTAACGGGCACAGCAAACCGAGTGTTATTTGATAGCCGCCTTCAATCAATAGTGCAAGATCAAGACACCTATGGCTCTGTTATTTTGATTCGTATTTCAGAATGGGATCACTTACTGGCAGAAAAGGGAAAAGAGGCAGCTGATGACTTAATCCAAGATGTGGGTATGATCTTATCTAATTTAATCCAGCGCTATTCAGATACTGTTCTTTCTCGTTACTTTGATGCTGAATTTGCCATTATGATCCCACAGCAATCAGCAAAAGAAATAAAGCAATTTACCAGTCAACTATTAAAAGCATTAGAAAGATTGACCCCAGCAGCACCACTTGAAACTGATAATTGGTGTCATATCGGGGTGACTTTCTTTTCTAGCGGTGAGCGACGAGGCCGTATTATGGATGAGGCTGATATGGCATTACGGAGTGCACAGCTTCATCGGGCAAACAGTTGGTATGCATTTAAGAAAGAGCAGCAATGGGATGATAGTCGAGGCAGTGTACGTTGGCGTACCTTGTTAGATGCAGTATTTAATGCGGGTGGCCCGATATTGTATCAACAACCCGTTGTTAATGTTGATGGTGAAACATTACTTCATCGCGAATTGTTAGCGCGTATTAAAGATGAAAATGGTGTTTTGATTAAAGCATCTCGATTTCTTCCTGCTGTTGAACAGGTTGGTTTTAATATTCGCATGGATAAATTGGTTATTGCCAAATCATTACAATTGCTAAAAACAATGCCAGTGAGCGATGTGTTTTCTATCAATGTCAGTATCATCGCACTATTAGATAAACGTTTTGTTCGTTGGCTAAGAGATGAGTTATTACAAACCCCGCGAACAGTGTTGAATCGTCTATCGTTTGAAATACCAGAGGGAAGTTTAGTTAAGCATCTTGATGCTATGCGACCTGTCGCACGGATGATAGTCGGGCTTGGTTGTAAACTGGTGATCGATCAGGCGGGGAGAACCATTGTAAGCACCCATTATATAAAAGATATCAAAGTGGATTATATTAAACTCCATCGAAGCCTTATCCGTGAAATTCATCAAAGGCAAGAAAATCAACTATTTGTTCGTAGTATGCTCGGTGCTTGTGCCGATTCGAATGCAAAAGTTATCGCTGTTGGCGTGGAAAATAATAAAGAATGGCAGGTATTAAAACAGCTTGGTGTACATGGCGGACAAGGCCGGTATTTTGGGGCTGAAATCTCGTTAATAAGTGATTCAAACATACAACAGAAGTAG